In Nitrospira sp., a single window of DNA contains:
- the prcB gene encoding proteasome subunit beta, with protein MFSDDYHSSFFDYLAQCRPDLTPAGRGWHAPGASNASADEHRGATVPPVAHGTTVLAIKYRGGVIIAGDRRATEGFQIADRRIEKVFKIDEHSAMAIAGAAGPCIEMARLFQTELEHYEKLEGLPLSCEGKANKLGQMVKANLPMVFQGLVVLPLYVGFDVKRNEGRIFKYDVTGGRYEESDYHAIGSGGKDARNAMREHFKKDLSEGDALNIALRALYMASDEDVGTGGPDFVRGIYPTAKLVASGGISDVEEPRIRSVYTALLDGKKREG; from the coding sequence CTGTTCAGCGATGATTACCATTCGAGTTTTTTCGATTACCTGGCCCAGTGCCGGCCCGATCTGACGCCAGCCGGACGGGGCTGGCATGCGCCGGGTGCTTCGAACGCGTCTGCCGATGAACATCGTGGGGCGACCGTGCCGCCGGTGGCGCACGGCACGACCGTGCTGGCCATCAAATATCGCGGCGGCGTGATCATCGCCGGGGATCGCCGCGCGACGGAAGGCTTCCAGATTGCGGATCGGCGCATCGAGAAGGTGTTCAAGATCGACGAGCATTCGGCGATGGCAATCGCCGGCGCAGCCGGGCCCTGCATCGAGATGGCCAGGCTCTTCCAGACGGAGCTGGAACATTACGAAAAGCTCGAGGGTCTGCCGCTGTCGTGCGAAGGCAAGGCCAACAAGCTGGGCCAGATGGTCAAGGCCAACCTGCCGATGGTGTTTCAGGGGCTGGTCGTCTTGCCATTGTATGTTGGGTTCGACGTCAAGCGGAACGAAGGCCGGATCTTCAAATATGACGTGACGGGCGGACGGTACGAGGAATCGGACTATCACGCGATCGGGTCAGGCGGAAAGGACGCGCGCAACGCCATGCGCGAGCATTTCAAAAAGGATCTGTCTGAGGGGGATGCGCTGAACATCGCGCTGCGGGCTCTTTACATGGCGTCCGACGAGGACGTCGGGACCGGGGGGCCGGATTTCGTGCGGGGTATCTATCCGACGGCCAAGCTGGTGGCCTCCGGAGGCATCTCCGATGTCGAGGAGCCCCGCATCCGTTCCGTGTACACCGCGTTGCTTGATGGGAAAAAAAGGGAAGGCTGA
- the pafA gene encoding Pup--protein ligase, whose translation MKPRIFGLENEYGLIFSPNGRIYLPMEKVLGYIFEGLIPNSWPSNAFLVNGARFYQDTGCHPEYSTPECDNILDLVVHDKAGERLLEACLPAAEERLREEGLSGEIYIFKNNTDSLGNTYGCHENYLMRRDVDFWKVTEQLIPFFVTRQVFAGAGKVLKVSGKPQYFVSQRAQHIHEKTSSSTTSSRSIINTRDEPHADAERYRRLHIIVGDSNMSEYATYLKVGTASLVLSMVEDGFTVAGMELEDPVKAIREISRDPTLTKKVKLDDGRQMSGLEIQRTYWERAHQYLEAQPHDQVLHDVHKKWGQLLEQLDDDPSKLSREVDWVSKRLLLQSYVEKKGCNWDDPKVFLMDLQYHDVKRTRGLYYLMESRGLVERAVDEAAIQTAMSTPPQTTRAKVRGDFIRFARAKNRSYTVDWTYLKLNGYWEETILCMDPFSSVNRRVEELVSQVSGPRFYR comes from the coding sequence ATGAAACCGAGAATTTTCGGCCTCGAAAATGAATACGGGCTGATCTTTTCTCCCAACGGGCGCATCTATCTCCCAATGGAGAAGGTGCTGGGCTACATCTTCGAGGGGCTGATTCCCAACAGCTGGCCTTCCAACGCCTTCCTCGTCAACGGCGCGCGGTTCTACCAGGACACCGGCTGCCATCCCGAATACTCTACCCCGGAGTGCGACAACATCCTGGACCTCGTCGTCCACGACAAGGCCGGTGAGCGTTTGCTGGAGGCCTGTCTGCCAGCGGCCGAGGAGCGGTTGCGCGAGGAAGGACTGTCCGGCGAGATCTACATCTTCAAAAACAATACAGATTCGCTGGGCAACACCTACGGCTGTCATGAGAACTATCTCATGCGACGCGACGTGGATTTCTGGAAAGTGACCGAGCAGCTGATTCCGTTTTTCGTGACGCGGCAGGTGTTTGCCGGGGCGGGGAAGGTGCTCAAGGTGTCCGGCAAGCCGCAGTATTTCGTCTCGCAACGCGCGCAGCATATCCACGAAAAGACCTCGTCGTCCACGACCTCCTCGCGCAGCATCATCAACACGCGCGACGAGCCGCATGCGGATGCCGAGCGATACCGCCGGCTGCACATCATCGTGGGCGATTCAAACATGTCCGAGTACGCGACCTACCTTAAGGTCGGCACGGCGTCGCTGGTGCTCTCGATGGTGGAGGACGGGTTCACCGTGGCCGGGATGGAATTGGAGGATCCGGTCAAGGCCATCCGGGAAATTTCTCGTGACCCGACGCTTACAAAAAAGGTCAAGCTCGATGACGGCCGGCAGATGAGCGGCCTCGAGATCCAGCGGACCTACTGGGAGCGGGCGCACCAGTACCTGGAGGCACAGCCGCACGATCAAGTCCTGCACGACGTGCATAAAAAGTGGGGGCAGTTGCTGGAGCAACTTGATGACGATCCGTCAAAATTATCCCGTGAGGTGGATTGGGTCAGCAAGCGCCTCCTGCTGCAGTCCTACGTCGAGAAAAAAGGCTGCAACTGGGACGACCCCAAGGTATTTTTGATGGACCTCCAGTATCATGACGTGAAACGGACGCGCGGGTTATACTACCTGATGGAGTCGCGCGGACTAGTTGAGCGGGCGGTGGATGAGGCGGCGATCCAAACCGCCATGTCGACCCCGCCGCAGACGACGCGGGCCAAGGTGCGCGGGGATTTCATCCGGTTCGCCCGCGCTAAAAATCGGTCCTACACGGTGGACTGGACCTATCTGAAACTCAACGGTTACTGGGAGGAGACGATCCTCTGCATGGATCCGTTCAGCTCGGTGAATCGCCGGGTGGAGGAATTGGTCTCGCAGGTGTCCGGGCCGAGGTTTTACCGATGA
- the prcA gene encoding proteasome subunit alpha produces MPMPYYVSPEQVMQDKAEYAKKGIAKGRSLIVMEYQDGVLLVADNPSASLYKISEVYDTIAFSGAGKYSEFENLRKAGIRHADLKGFMYSREDVTARALANAYSQTLGTVFSQELKPLEVELLVVQVGDNGKSNEIYRISFDGSIFDERGYAVIGGRSDAVQIYLKERYKQAPPLKEALSLCLNALESVTTQKLPHEGLEIALLARERVGRKFRRLSPADTTKLLG; encoded by the coding sequence ATGCCAATGCCCTATTACGTGTCGCCCGAACAGGTGATGCAGGACAAGGCGGAATACGCCAAGAAAGGCATCGCCAAGGGCCGGTCGCTCATTGTGATGGAATATCAGGACGGGGTGCTGCTGGTGGCGGACAATCCAAGCGCGTCCCTCTATAAGATTTCAGAGGTCTACGACACGATCGCCTTCTCCGGCGCCGGTAAGTACAGCGAATTCGAAAATCTGCGCAAAGCCGGCATCCGCCACGCCGACCTCAAGGGCTTCATGTATAGCCGCGAGGACGTAACCGCGCGGGCGCTCGCCAATGCCTACTCGCAGACACTAGGCACAGTCTTCAGCCAGGAGCTCAAGCCGCTGGAGGTGGAGCTGCTGGTCGTCCAGGTGGGTGACAACGGGAAGTCCAACGAAATCTATCGCATTTCTTTCGACGGCAGTATCTTCGACGAGCGCGGCTATGCTGTGATCGGCGGTCGGTCTGACGCCGTGCAGATCTATCTCAAGGAGCGGTACAAACAGGCGCCGCCATTGAAGGAGGCCCTGTCCTTGTGCCTCAACGCGCTGGAAAGCGTCACTACTCAGAAGCTCCCACATGAGGGGCTCGAAATCGCCCTGCTTGCTCGCGAGCGCGTCGGGCGCAAGTTCCGTCGCCTCTCTCCCGCCGACACCACAAAACTTCTCGGCTGA